One Tubulanus polymorphus chromosome 5, tnTubPoly1.2, whole genome shotgun sequence DNA segment encodes these proteins:
- the LOC141905275 gene encoding glutamate receptor 4-like gives MSTVHAHVLGEAAVDFIRMSLQIFGILRTHLFDLDTEYTEYEWLMNWSLFRDRLLKFRRQNRRLFVVICENDNLEIILKQALEVSLLGHGYIWLFISEDPAVSRFDFSEWLDTETEFLLLTTSSSTDDRIPPDTENQIYRDTLILINDTISNAPTDRCRHKKCNQLGKRILHYMKTLKNSPSKSASSTKLVTFDTRHRRDDVTLHFIVLTKEAYKKIGIWRQNGGKSMNERLELHSTSLFGKSHLLGSKKNPLRGRKLKIVTLLESPFVMLKKGHEFMSGNDKYEGYLIDLIHRISENVGFKYELYEVEDGNFGSVDKNGTWNGLMADVIKKKAHMALASITITRAREQAVDFTKPFKSVDINVLIRRPRHESSFLQFLEPFTPAVWILFLCALSGAALVQFAIEKFTVDAARQGEPPVSLKDSLWMYYASIVSQDSGKYPQANSSRSMTCTWWFFGLMIISAYTANLVSFLTVSKAKLAIDDVIDLASQTDIKYGSVQNSRTADFFRLSPDPVFREMWKSMKDNMVKGTKAGVAKVKSPKEKYAFIWDSQVNLYSATQNCEMMVVGHPLDEKRYGIPVPIDAEYRDVLTLAILDLQYKGFIMETERKWWAVGECGDPTKVQADTEMRPLTADTLAGLFVMLGGGIILALIISVIEYKKARDIRGNVEVASEKNTKPPVTTEDHELEEKCKLKFHE, from the exons ATGTCTACTGTACATGCACATGTATTAGGAGAAGCCGCTGTTGATTTTATCCGCATGA GTCTGCAGATATTCGGTATATTGAGGACACATCTATTCGACTTGGACACCGAATACACGGAATATGAATGGTTGATGAATTGGTCTTTGTTTAGAGATCGGTTACTGAAATTTCGGCGACAAAACCGTAGATTATTTGTCGTTATTTGCGAAAACGACAACTtagaaataattctaaaacag GCGTTAGAAGTGAGTCTTCTCGGGCATGGTTATATTTGGCTTTTCATTTCCGAG GATCCGGCCGTTAGTAGGTTCGACTTCTCCGAATGGTTAGACACCGAAACAGAGTTTCTACTATTGACAACTAGTTCTTCCACTGACGATCGGATACCGCCTGATACCGAGAATCAAATCTATCGAGATACTCTGATACTTATCAATGATACGATCAGTAATGCGCCGACCGACAGGTGTCGCCACAAGAAATGTAACCAACTGGGCAAGAGAATTCTACATTACATGAAG ACGTTGAAAAATTCTCCGTCGAAATCTGCATCATCTACAAAATTGGTGACGTTCGACACTAGACACAGGCGTGATGACGTCACTCTTCACTTTATTGTTCTAACTAAAGAAGCATACAAAAAG ATAGGAATCTGGCGTCAGAACGGAGGGAAGTCAATGAATGAAAGACTCGAGTTACACTCGACATCGCTATTCGGTAAAAGTCATTTACTTGGAAGTAAGAAAAATCCTCTACGCGGacgaaaactgaaaattgttACTTTACTG GAATCACCTTTTGTGATGTTAAAGAAAGGACATGAATTTATGTCTGgtaatgataaatatgaaGGATATCTGATCGATTTGATTCATCGTATCTCCGAGAATGTCGGATTTAAATACGAACTTTACGAAGTGGAGGACGGAAATTTCGGTTCTGTCGATAAAAACGGTACCTGGAACGGATTAATGGCGGATGTTATCAAGAAG AAAGCTCACATGGCATTAGCCTCTATAACCATCACTCGAGCTCGCGAACAAGCAGTAGACTTCACTAAACCGTTCAAAAGTGTCGACATCAATGTATTAATTCGTCGTCCCAGACACGAGAGTTCATTCCTACAGTTCCTCGAACCGTTTACTCCGGCAGTTTGGATCCTATTTCTGTGCGCCCTCTCCGGGGCTGCGCTCGTTCAATTCGCTATCGAGAAATTCACTGTCGATGCCGCACGGCAGGGGGAGCCACCAGTTAGTTTAAAGGATAGTCTATGGATGTATTATGCTAGTATCGTAAGTCAAGATTCGGGTAAATACCCGCAGGCAAACTCATCACGATCGATGACTTGTACCTGGTGGTTTTTTGGTTTGATGATTATTTCCGCTTACACGGCTAACCTCGTATCGTTCCTAACCGTATCCAAGGCTAAACTAGccatcgatgacgtcatagattTAGCTTCCCAAACCGATATCAAATACGGAAGTGTCCAGAACAGTCGCACGGCGGATTTCTTTAGGTTGTCTCCGGATCCTGTATTCCGGGAAATGTGGAAAAGCATGAAAGATAACATGGTTAAAGGTACAAAGGCTGGTGTAGCGAAAGTGAAGTCACCTAAAGAGAAATACGCCTTTATTTGGGATTCCCAG GTAAATCTGTATTCAGCGACTCAGAATTGTGAAATGATGGTTGTTGGTCATCCTCTAGACGAGAAAAGATACGGGATTCCTGTACCAATTGATGCTGAATACAGGGATGTTTTAACTTTAGCGATACTCGACTTACAATATAAGGGTTTCATCATGGAAACTGAACGCAA GTGGTGGGCAGTTGGTGAATGTGGAGACCCTACTAAAGTACAGGCTGATACAGAAATGCGCCCCCTGACGGCGGATACATTAGCAGGGTTGTTTGTTATGTTGGGAGGAGGAATTATTCTAGCTTTGATCATTTCCGTGATCGAGTACAAAAAAGCACGTGACATCAGAGGAAATGTCGAGGTGGCTTCAGAGAAG AATACAAAGCCACCAGTAACAACTGAAGACCATGAACTCGAGGAAAAATGCAAATTAAAATTTCATGAGTAA
- the LOC141905278 gene encoding glutamate receptor ionotropic, kainate 3-like, whose protein sequence is MLKAAAQDAVTIVTHATSNSLIRSDTCPRRGKAFYRELIAFRGVGSLGRYEFDKDGLRTDYTVTLDGLTDKGLKKIGSWKRVKQNSIDLHRAMLQSGPNIPSNSYPLGKETVRAVTIIEPPFVDFVPGYENLTGNARFQGYSIDLLNEIAKLLNFKYELYLVEDGQFGIKTASGEWNGIVGELLKGNASLAGAPLTINVQREEVIDFSKPFKTIGISILIKRPQDNVSYFQFMLPLSVNVWMLIIIALAFVSVIMVVIDTIYPATDGSVRFNIKESLWFNYGALVQAGTENLPRTISGRMLASTWWFFSLIIISSYTANLAAFLTVSKFNTPISSVADLAAQTEVKYGTVWNSQVMSFFENSKIEHFKRMWAYMSTTNPQSMAMTSQEAFEKVANSSGDYAFLWDSPVVKYKTTQDCRMIEVGHAFDSKGYGIGVPPGAPYRDSLTMAILHLNEKGVLQRLDEKWWRDTKCADENNKSATTQHTALSLNMVAGVFFFLLGGTALSVAVGVMEWLMNRRRKRNDPKNEMKRMSSTTNHEEPVLLRDPFTAIKNHATLNDNKNMQSSRSNDPYSSVSKVNQRIQRNFERTQQLLETKRLEREHKLARQREMFITKYTCPFPNSDLCKCPIHNIPKRRTYSNRSVDELSSARKLAYKLPVVNGIKMADVDRKFESGQNRSSSSISSSERLKTLDLHESNSSLRDLNEGSQKPSTGTSTVVNILGPCRRRSSSMYVPHMFIMEEENEDFSDIKNEKMDIEIYNKTKPRRRRYSFDVTTRPFNSEI, encoded by the exons ATGTTGAAAGCGGCTGCGCAAGATGCAGTTACCATAGTAACCCATGCGACATCTAACTCATTGATACGTAGTGATACATGCCCGCGGCGTGGCAAGGCATTTTATCGCGAACTCATCGCC tttaGAGGAGTCGGGTCATTGGGACGGTATGAATTCGATAAGGATGGATTACGAACAGACTATACCGTTACATTGGATGGACTCACTGATAAGGGACTAAAAAAG aTAGGTTCGTGGAAACGTGTGAAACAGAATTCGATAGATTTACACCGAGCTATGCTTCAATCTGGACCCAACATTCCATCGAATTCATATCCACTCGGTAAAGAGACGGTCAGAGCTGTGACGATCATC GAGCCGCCATTTGTCGATTTCGTTCCCGGATATGAAAATCTGACCGGAAATGCCCGTTTCCAGGGTTATTCTATCGATTTATTGAACGAAATTGCGAAACTGTTAAATTTCAAGTATGAGTTGTACTTAGTCGAAGATGGTCAATTCGGCATTAAAACAGCGAGCGGTGAATGGAACGGAATCGTTGGCGAATTATTGAAAGGG aacGCGTCTCTGGCCGGGGCTCCGTTAACTATCAACGTACAGCGAGAAGAAGTTATCGATTTTTCCAAACCATTTAAAACAATCGGAATCAGCATCCTTATCAAACGACCGCAAGACAACGTATCATACTTTCAATTCATGCTTCCGTTATCCGTCAACGTTTGGATGTTGATAATCATAGCGTTAGCGTTCGTCAGCGTTATAATGGTTGTCATAGATACGATTTATCCGGCTACTGATGGCTCCGTCAGGTTCAATATTAAAGAAAGTTTATGGTTCAATTACGGCGCTTTGGTTCAAGCCGGAACTGAGAATCTACCGCGAACTATTTCAGGGCGGATGCTGGCGAGCACGTGGTGGTTTTTCTCGCTGATCATTATATCGTCTTATACGGCGAATCTTGCGGCTTTCTTAACCGTGAGTAAATTCAACACTCCGATCAGTTCTGTAGCCGACCTAGCCGCGCAGACCGAAGTTAAATACGGCACCGTTTGGAACAGTCAAGTTATGTCGTTTTTTGAGAACAGTAAAATTGAACATTTCAAACGCATGTGGGCCTACATGTCGACAACGAACCCTCAATCGATGGCGATGACGTCACAGGAAGCGTTCGAGAAAGTGGCGAACTCTAGCGGCGATTACGCGTTTCTCTGGGATTCCCCAGTCGTGAAATATAAAACCACCCAAGACTGTAGAATGATAGAAGTAGGTCACGCGTTCGATTCGAAAGGCTACGGTATAGGGGTACCTCCTGGTGCCCCCTATCGGGATTCGTTAACGATGGCTATACTGCATCTCAACGAGAAGGGAGTTCTTCAAAGACTCGATGAGAA GTGGTGGCGTGATACGAAATGTGCAGATGAGAATAACAAGTCGGCGACAACTCAACACACAGCTTTATCGTTGAATATGGTGGCTGgagttttcttctttttaCTCGGAGGAACTGCTTTATCCGTAGCCGTAGGAGTTATGGAATGGCTAATGAACCGTAGGCGAAAG CGCAATGATCCGAAAAATGAGATGAAGAGAATGAGTAGCACAACAAACCACGAAGAACCAGTTCTTCTTCGCGACCCGTTTACTGCCATTAAAAACCACGCAACGCTGAACGataataaaaat ATGCAGTCATCCAGGTCAAACGATCCTTATTCGTCGGTATCGAAAGTCAATCAACGAATACAACGAAACTTCGAACGAACGCAGCAATTACTCGAAACAAAACGACTCGAACGTGAACATAAACTAGCCAGACAACGAGAGATGTTCATTACTAAATACACGTGTCCTTTTCCTAATAGCGATCTGTGTAAATGTCCTATACACAACATTCCGAAAAGAAGAACGTATTCAAATCGATCCGTCGATGAACTCTCATCTGCCCGGAAGTTGGCGTATAAACTTCCGGTTGTGAATGGTATCAAAATGGCCGATGTtgacagaaaatttgaaagcGGTCAaaaccgcagcagcagcagcatcagcagcagcgaGAGGCTGAAAACACTGGACTTGCACGAGTCAAATTCATCCCTGCGTGATCTCAATGAGGGTTCTCAGAAACCGTCTACTGGTACCTCGACTGTCGTTAATATTCTGGGTCCATGTAGGCGGCGCTCTAGTAGCATGTACGTTCCTCATATGTTTATCATGgaagaagaaaatgaagatttcTCCGATATTAAGAATGAAAAGATGGACATAGAAATTTATAACAAAACGAAGCCACGAAGAAGAAGATATTCATTCGACGTAACGACAAGGCCTTTCAACAGTGAAATATAA
- the LOC141905279 gene encoding uncharacterized protein LOC141905279 produces MSFLVGRCLLVLLTVFLMIHSSSQTYELEVPANTPYSYCSVKSATGSGKQILYTSNDTDFTYFYDLRGESVPGLRWQVTIFGRFNINSETGNPQVDAVYIVVYPPSSYDGIRHAWYYIIHNDGEVKFNQRHLSRISLSDLIETAEPREIFRERPYSPVMMIDGLSTGQYGIMSRMGHFRVIFDTNKRIIKLKMAAISGFTGTAEGACVTGTDHPMF; encoded by the exons ATGTCGTTCCTTGTCGG GAGATGCTTGTTAGTATTATTGACCGTATTCCTAATGATCCATTCTTCATCGCAGACGTATGAGTTGGAGGTTCCTGCTAACA CTCCATACAGTTACTGTTCAGTGAAAAGTGCAACCGGATCTGGCAAACAGATACTATACACATCTAATGATACCGACTTCACTTATTTCTATGATTTACGAGGTGAAAGCGTACCCGGATTGAGATGGCAGGTGACTATTTTTGGTCGCTTTAATATAAACTCAGAAACGGGAAATCCTCAAGTTGATGCAGTTTATATAGTAGTATATCCACCATCATCCTACGATGGTATTCGCCATGCTTGGTATTATATCATTCACAACGATGGCGAAGTTAAATTC aaTCAGAGACATTTATCGAGGATATCACTGTCTGATTTAATAGAAACAGCTGAACCGAGAGAAATATTCAGGGAACGCCCTTATTCACCAGTAATGATGATAGATGGATTAAGTACTGGTCAATACGGTATAATGAGCAGAATGGGACATTTCCGTgtaatattcgatacgaataaacgaattataaaattaaaaatggCTGCTATTAGTGGATTTACGGGCACAGCTGAAG gtGCTTGTGTTACGGGAACAGACCATCCAATGTTCTAA